taatgcattctgaatgtagagcaatccgttcaggatgcatcagttccgtccctcttatgttttttgggtggagaaaatactgcagcgtgctgcagttttctctccggccaaagatACAGAACACTTTCTGGAATGcttgatccggccccaagtgttgtgGCAAAACAGACCcagctttccggtctgcgcatgcgcaaacctttaaaaatgcaaaaaaattatactggatcagtttttccagatgacacccaaGAGACGGATCCAGTTTTTCAATGCATTtgactgacaaatgccatcagtttgcgtacgGATGGCCAGAtttgcgcaagtgtgaaagtagcctaattcaatAAATTTCAGGACTCTCagggtcacacagcattatatttcattataatgctgtgcgatcctgtcaCTGACAAGCTGCGAGTTTCTCGAATTGAACTTGCTTGTGTGTGTctggcctaaggctgggttccacCAAAATCTCATCACACGCAGTGTTTTGCAGTGCAGTCTCACGATTGCAGCACGTAGCAGGAGGGATTTCCATTTTGCTTTGGTTGGAATTAAATCCAATGTTGTACATGTCAGGTTTCTAGTTTTAGGTTAGAGGTGATATGACATTGTCTTCTAAAGCAGTAGGGAATAAGATTGttggggggtcctaccactgggacccccactagtTATGAGAATGGGCGCCCCGTaacccctgcagcccccctgaaatgaatgaaGCAGCTGTACGCATGCCCAACCAGCGGCCACTCAGTTCATTTTAGGTgggctgcagggggtacagggcctccgttctcgtgatcggtaggggtcccagCATTAGGCCCCTACTGatataatagttgtcctgtggatgggggataacttaaagggcttctgtcacccccaaaaccccttcttttttttttttgggcttgttaaaatcattattccctatatagggatcttgcctttgtctgtggcttcttttcattaaaaaacgatcttttaaaatatgcaaatcgctTCACTACCagtaagtagggcgtctacttgctggttgccgccgcaaaaaaccgccccctcctcttgttgattgacagggccagcagtgctctcctcctcgggctggccctgtcagcatttcaaaaatcccgcgcctgtcttcattcggcgcaggcgctctgagagaaggaggctcgcctcctcagcactccctcagtgcgccgatgacgtcttctctttcagtgacgtcatcggcgcaggcgcactgagggagtgctgaggaggcgagcctccttctctcagagcgcctgcgccgaatgaagctcagctcccctagcttaaacccccttaatgaccagaccactttttacaattctgcactacactactttcaccgtttattactcggtcatgcaacttaccacccaaatgaattttacctccttttcttctcactaatagagctttcatttggtggtatttaattgctgctgacatttttactttttttgttattaatcgatatttaacgaaatttttgcaaaaaaaatgaaatttttcactttcagttgtaatttttttttaaaaaaaacgacatctatatatacattgttctctaaatttattgttctacatgtctttgataaaaaaaaataatgtttgggtaaaaaaaaaaaatggtttgggtaaaagtcatagcgtttacaaactatggtacaaaaatgggaatttccgctttttgaagcagctctgattttctgagcacctgtcatgtttcctgaggttctacaatggccagacagtacaaacaccccacaaataaccccatttcggaaagtagacaccctaaggtattcgctgatgggcatagtgagttcatagaactttttattttttgtcacaagttagcgtaaaatgatgatttttttttttttccttacaaagtctcatattccactaacttgtgacaaaaaataaaaacttccatgaagtcactatgcccatcacaaaataccttggggtgtcttctttccaaaatggggtcacttgtggggtagttatactgccctggcattttaggggccctaatgtgtgggaagtagtttgaaatcaaaatgtgtaaaaaatgccctgtgaaatcctaaaggtgctctttggaatgtgggcccctttgcccacctaggctgcaaaaaagtgtcacatgtggtatcgccgtactcaggagaagttgggcaatgtgtttcggggtgtcattttacatatacgcatgctgggtgagataaatatctcggtcaaatgtcaactttgtataaaaaaatgggaaaagttgtcttttgccgagatatttctctcacccaccatgggtatatttaaaatgacaccccaaaacacattgcccaacttctcctaagtacggcgataccacaggtttgacacttttttgcagcctaggtgggcaaaggggcccacattccaaagagcacctttaggatttcacagggcattttttacacattttgatttcgaactacttcccacacattagggcccctaaaatgccagggcagtataactaccccacaagtgaccccattttggaaagaagacaccccaaggtatttcgtgatgggcatagtgacttcatgaaagtttttattttttgtcacaagttagtggaatatgagactttgtaaggaaaaaaaaaatcataattttccgctaacttgtgacaaaaaattaaaaaaattcgaggaactcgccatgcccctcacggaataccttggggtgtcttctttccaaaatggggtcacttgtggggtagttatactgccctggcattttaagggccctaatgtgtgagaagtagtttgaaatcaaaatgtgtaaaaaatgccctgtgaaatccgaaaggtgctctttggaatgtgggcccatttgcccacctaggctgcaaaaaagtgtcacacatttggtatcgccgtactcagacgaagttgggcaatgtgttttggggtgtcattttaaatatacccatggtgggtgagagaaatatctcggcaaaagacaacttttcccttttttttttttttatacaaagttggcatttgaccaagatatttatctcacccagcatgggtatatgtaaaatgacaccccaaaacacattccccaacttctcctgagtacgacgataccacgtgtgacactttttttgcagcctagatgcgcaaaggggcccaaattccttttaggagggcatttttagacatttggatcccagacttcttctcacgctttagggcccctaaaatgccagggcagtataaataccccacatgtgaccccattttggaaagaagacaccccaaggtatttaatgaggggcatggcgagttcatagaatttattttttttttggcacaagttagcggaaatagattttttttttaaaatttttttttctcacaaagtctccctttccgctaacatgggacaaaaatttcaatctttcatggactcaatatgcccctcagcgaataccttggggtgtcttctttccaaaatggggtcatttgtggggtgtttgtactgccctggcatttgagggtctccgcaatcattacctgtatggccagcattaggagtttctgctattctccttatattgagcatacaggtaatgatagatatagagatagatagatagatatatatatatatatatatataaaatttatttatttattttttttttttttcgttcagcctctgggctgaaagaaaaaatgaacggcacagatttcttcattcgcatcgatcaatgtggatgaaaaaatctctgccaaaaaaaaaaagagcggaAAGGCGTCTGCTAGGAcacaggagctccgcccaacatccatacccactcagctcgtatgccctggcaaacccgatttctccattcacatgtggatgaataaatcattgcctggatttattattattttttatatacaaagtgtttgccaaagcatatgaacaccgccgcctcctcagctcatatgcctcggcaaacgtatcttttactgcagaggagaaatctcgtcttgcagcgccgcatacaccgacttttgtgtaatctgacagcagcgcaatgcttctgtcagaatgcacatcagtgctgcagctagtcgattggttggtccacctggaaggtaataaagaaaaaaccaggccgcaatgcaataaatttattaactttataataacatttgaacggaacatataaactttatttaactttttgaacagaacgttaacttttttgcttaccagtgatttttttttttaaccttttataggacaaacctctccttccccatgggacaatgtgcaaagcgcaaatcgcccaaagatgtggcgaagtacagtatgcactttgtcccaggtgaaaggaaaggtttgcagcagctgtgagtgaaagggccctaatagccctgtgtccctgtcctgtgagatgcaatccctatgctaagtgtacctgtgtgtggtacttccggaaacactcccctaagcatagggcagggtggtcagggcagtcaggacagaaatagcgggtgtcacgccttattccactcctgctacagacacgacatctttttcggggtgacggttgggttgaggtaccagcaacgacattggggaaatgtcgctcgtgtagacggctaactacactggtggttggggccacggaacctcgatGATCTCTTTTTGAAATTTGAGGAATGAtcatgttctcccagccttactgtagagaacaaaactattgtacatagccaattgaattaaatatacagacaccttcttataccagcgtctggtgcgtcgggaaactaattaaggagccaacatctggtcattgaagtcaacccctcccatgagcgaattatagtcgtggactgagaggggcttttcaatgacactggttgcccgttcaatttgtattgtcgtgtctgcgtgaatggaggagagcatgtaaacgtcacgcttgtctctccatttcaccgcgagcagttcttcgttacacaaggcagccctctccccccttgcaagacgggtggtaacgagccgttgggggaagctccagcgactaggtcgcgcggtgccacagcagccaatctgttctaggaacaaatgcctgaagagggccacacttgtgtaaaaattgtccacataaagatggtaccccttgccaaataagggtgacaccaagtcccagactgtcttcccactgctccccaggtattcagggcaaccgaccgtctccagggtctgatctttaccctcatagatacgaaatttgtgggtatagcctgtggccctttcacagagcttatacaatttgaccccatacgggcgcgcttgcttgggatgtattgtttgaagccaaggcgcccggtaaaatgtataagggactcgtctacgcagatgttttgctcaggggtatacaaatctgcaaatttgttgttgaagtggtctatgaagggccgaattttgtggatccggtcaaaagctgggtggcctctgggacgggaggtggtgttgttgctaaagtgcaggaaacgcaggatggcctcaaatcgtgccctggacatggcagcagagaacatgggcatgtgatgaaagggggaactaatggtgcggctgaagttggggactgccaatcagggtttgccagcacctcagggactctaggggctctactggCCTGTCTGtacggctgcgacggggtaactattgcacgtgccaccgtaccagcttcaactgcctttctggtgctcgccacttcaccatgttgtacggcagtgctggtactaggtccagggtgggctgcgctgctggtgtatgcctcaccacgtaatccgacagcgccagccccactctgctgcccttgaagcggatcctgcgcaacctgtggtgtagcaacacggggcggggtacgcctggtgctatcagggacctcaacctcctcgtccgaactttgggtcagactgccactgctttttacaggttcatattctgacccgctggattcgtcagatgagggttcccattcctcatccgactgggtcagaagcctgtaggcctcttcagaagaataccccctgtttgacatttggactactacatttaggggtattccctgagactacccaagaaaaaaagcaagtctgtcttacaaatgggaggctagcgaagtaccggaggccgctgcgattgataaaaatatcaaaactgggacttccggttccggcgctgggatgcGGGCGGCAGCGTGAAGGAGCTCCGGTGACTTCCCACCATTTACTAAATCCCGCTCTTTAAAAAATCGGCagtaggggaccgagacaggttcGTCCTGGTCCCTGAACATCCAGGGTCCATAAGTATATGGAACGATACTTATTGCGGAGCGGCAAAAGGAGGATCTCCAAAGGACGGGGCAGAGTCATTGAGGACATGCTCGACAAGATGGCGGATTCGCGCTCTCCTACTCCGTCTCCGCTGACGCAAGTACTGCTAGAATGCGGTAAGATTGAAGAGCAAGTTGCTCAGtcgaacccctcaatggacattgacTACAAAAAGTTAGCTATAGAGGTGGCCAGACATTTAGCCCCCGACATAAGAGAAACACTTACCATAAGGGTCCTTTTAatctgcctccagccacatactaagggtccattcacacgtccgttttttctttcctgatctgttccgttttttcaggaacagatcaggaccagatctggacccattcattttcaatgggtcctggaaaaaatcggacagcacaatgtgtgctgtccgtttccgttgttccgttccgcatgtccgtttaaatataaaacatgtcctattcttgtcctgaaaaatcggatcctagaccaatacaaagtcaatggatccgcaaaaaaaggaagacattcgtatgtcattacgtatgtcatccgttttatgcggattccgttcctggaaattaggcttcctccccagtattaaatgtgcccccctccctctatattcattggtggccagtgcggcagtgcggattcccagtaagttttctacagatctgatttttcacttcgtgaaaaactcagatccgacagtatattctaacacagaggcgttcccatggtgatggggacgcttctagttagaatatactgagaacggtgtacatgactgccccctgctgtctggcagcacccgatctcttacagggggctgtgatctgcacaattaacccctcaggtgctgcgcctgaggggttaattgtgcatatcatagccccctataagagatcaggggctgccaggcagcagggggcagacccccctccctccccagtattaaatgtgcccagtgctgcctcacctctccccccccccccccccccccatcatcggtggcagtgcggattcccagtattaataaatgtgcccagtgcggtctcacctctttccccccccccccccccatcattggtggcagcggagagtaccgatcggagtcccagtttaaaccgctggggctccgatcggttaccatggcagcaaagacgctattgcagtcttggctgccatggttacttagcaataaatacaagcattatactgagctgcgatgtgtgtccggccaggagctcctcctacttgtaagtgaaaggtctgtgcggcgcattgcctatagacctgtcacttaccagtaggaggagctcccggccggacacacatcgcagctcgcagtcgcaggtaagtataatgcttgtatttattgctaagtaaccatggcagccaagactgcaatagcgtctttgctgtcatggtaaccgatcggagccccagcgatttaaactgggactccgatcggtactctccgctgccaccaatgatggggggggagaggtgagaccgcactaggcacatttattattactgggaatccgcactgccaccgatgatggggggggggggggggagaggtgagaccgcactgggcacatttattaatactaggaatccgcactggccaccgatgatgggggggggggagaggtgaggccgcactgggcacatttaatactggggagggaggggggtctgccccctcctgcctggcagcacctgatctctcacagggggctatgattcgcacaataattgtgcggatcacagccccctgtaagagatcgggtgctgccaggcagcagggggcagtcatggacaccgttctcagtatattctactgagtccccatcaccatgggaacgcctctgtgttagaatatactgtcggatttgagttttcacatgtttccgttttttgcggatccgcaaaaaacggatgacatacggaaacattttcaggaacaacggatccgcaaaaaacggaccgaaaatcgggatgtagaaaaaaacggacgtgtgaatgtagcctaactctGTCGGCCTCGCTACAGCAGTTGCATGAGGCGGTCGCTCAGCATGATATGAGACTGGAGCAACTTGAGCAAAGAGCGTCTAGGGCTAAAAATGAATCGGCTGCTTTTACTCAAAAAGTTAATGAGCTTTCAAAGCAAAACATGATTTTGTATGATCGGGTAGAGGACCTGGAAAATCGGTCCAGAAGGAGCAATCTGAGACTGTTGAGGCTACCTGAAAAGTTCAAACCGCAGACTCTGATGGATATATGTGAAAAAGATTTACCCAGGGCTCTGGGATTAGAAGGGCGCTGTAAGGTAGAAAGAGCCCACAGAATTGGCCCAGTAATAGAGGATCAGCAAGACCAGACGGGACCGTCCAGAAGCCAGGGCCCTAAACCGTGCCAGGTTATTATGAAATTCCTGGACTATAGCGACAAGGAAGCCCTGCTGAGAGCATATAGGGCTAAGAAAGGTCCATTAAAGCTACTGGGACACTCTGTACTACTTTTTGGTGCATACTCTGCAGCTGTGGCTAGGAAGAGGAGAGAATTTAGCCACGTCTGCACTTTACTATACCAAAAGGGGCGCAGGTTTCAACTGCAATACCCAGCAAAGTTAAGGGTGTTGCATCCTAATGGATCAAGCACGGTATACCATGATccaacagcagcagaagagtgGATTAAATCTATACAGAATCCAGGGGAGTCTGcgggagaagacaagaggagaggAAGAAGTTCGTCTAGAGTGGAGAACCCAAGAGATCGGGAACGGAGAAGGGAGAGAGAAAGCGAGTATCCAGAACTTGGGATTAGGGGGAGAAGATCTTCAGACCGGAGAGAAGATCCCTACCCAGGGAGATGACTTACGCTTTTCACCTAATCAATAGGGGGTCTATAAGAGATCTCAAAATGCATGTGAGACTGGTACATCTGCAGGTTTGATATGGCAGCACTGATTTGTCATTGCATTTAAGTTGAAAAGAGTTATGGTTCAACCGCCAAGTTATGTTATGTTAATACCATGTATTATGTGCAGTGCCAATGAAATGTCATATGTGTGATGGATGATACCAGATGCAGTATAGATGGGTACGGGTAAAAGTCTAGCAGGTTTAATGGAGAGACCTCAAGAAGAGATAgcaggagtgtttttttttttttgtttttttttttcctagatATCTTGGTGGGAGGTATCccgcaacccagaaaaaaagggaaGTTTTTATAGTAATTAAAGGAATAGTATTGGAGGAGGAAGACGATAGAGAAGCTAAAAGTTTGTGACAGTGTCACACAAAATTGTTGATAATCTAACATTTCTCTGTTTGTTTGCTGGTTTGCAAGGGatctttccccagtcgtctccatgacaccaagtcctgagattgacttccttctgattggacaggaaaaacacagagaggttaaaacccccaccccctcctcacatcaccagtgtttttcctgtcccatcaggataggaagcaggagaggtgcacggagctcgtttgggctcacctggagtttttttttttttttttttcatctgggccgaggtcggatctgcagtgcagctctccctcctcCGTTTGGTTAGGCCTGGGCTCGGGCACATAGGTAGTGCCCCTGCGAAGATTCCCTCTGCGGCGGTCCCGGAGGGCTtgatgcagagggaaggaggaacacggcggatcggcactgtgatgtgtcccttccggccggcaggcggatgacgtcagacgccgggggcggagctaagcgcgctgacgtcatcaacatgcgCCACAGGTCCTGCAGCATGAGAAGCATGGAGACACTATAAAAACGCTCAGGACCTGTGTAACGGCGCCCTGCATAGCGCGGCTCACATATTTTGGTGAAGCATCTCTGAAGCGGTCGGGAGTCAAGATGAGCACCCCCCTCACGCCGGGCTCTGGAAccgagcctgcatcaaaccctgggACAGTGAGTAACCTGTTCTCAGGTACATGCCTTGTATGGTGGGTTCAGTCTGCTCATCCTTTCCTCCCTTACCatttcagggagaaaaggattcGGCTTCTGCAGCCAAAAAAACTAGAAAATGTGGTATTTGCTGCAAAAGATTGTCTAACACTGGATCCAAGCCCCTGTGTAAAGAATGTACTGCCAGTGTCATCAAGTCTGAGTCTTCTAGTCTAATTGAAGACATTAGAAAAGTGGTAAAAGAAGAGGTTCAGCTAGCCTTAACTACCAGAGAACCTACTCCTCCCAAAGTTCCCCCCACTCAGGACGCCCGTAGTGTTAAATCACTTATCCTGGATTCCGACTCTGAGGGGCTGGCGGTCTCAGACTCCGAATCTGTCCAAAAACACCCGGCATCTTCAGATGAAGAGGGCGAATATAAGCGCTTCCTGTTCAATCctgaagatattgatgaacttatcAGGGCCATCAGGGCCACCATTCAGATGGAGATGCCTAAAACCCCTAGGTCTACCCAGCAagaaatttttgggggtctaGGTGAAAGGAAGAAGGCCGTTTTTCCAGTCCCTGATAGTGTCCAAAAATTAATTAGGTCTGAATGGGAAAAACcggataaaggatcctttatcccAAGAGGAATTAAGAGGCGCTACCCCTTTAGCCAAGAGGACTGTACGGATTGGGAGACCATTCCCAAAGTAGACGCGCCAGTGGCCAAGGTAGCAAAACATACGGCCCTACCGTTTGAAGACTCAGCACAATTGAAAGATCCTCTAGACAGGAAAGCGGAGAGTCTCTTGCGAAAGACCTGGGAGACTACGGCGGC
The sequence above is a segment of the Bufo bufo chromosome 4, aBufBuf1.1, whole genome shotgun sequence genome. Coding sequences within it:
- the LOC120998192 gene encoding lamina-associated polypeptide 2, isoforms alpha/zeta-like: MSTPLTPGSGTEPASNPGTGEKDSASAAKKTRKCGICCKRLSNTGSKPLCKECTASVIKSESSSLIEDIRKVVKEEVQLALTTREPTPPKVPPTQDARSVKSLILDSDSEGLAVSDSESVQKHPASSDEEGEYKRFLFNPEDIDELIRAIRATIQMEMPKTPRSTQQEIFGGLGERKKAVFPVPDSVQKLIRSEWEKPDKGSFIPRGIKRRYPFSQEDCTDWETIPKVDAPVAKVAKHTALPFEDSAQLKDPLDRKAESLLRKTWETTAALLKPGVASTCVARTLNLWLDQLEIHLVNKTPRDQILESLPLLKMATSFLADAAAESVKLSARTAVLSNTARRALWLKAWSGDITSKNKLIALPFHGQYVFGEDLDKILDNATNKKRGFPEERYKQKRQPFRDRFFQPENKKDKGKTGRWSYAKGGRGRSFLFNPNRAEASSSNNKQ